The nucleotide sequence caacaaaatagttaatataaaattaaatccCCCAATTTCTGAGTGCCCTGGCTTCATGAACCttaaaaagttatcaataaaactgTCCTTTTTTATCCCTGAATCTAAGCTCAGCCGAAGCTTCCCATGCTCTGCCCTCTCCTGTCTCAAccacattctcttcctctcttccccctccagcCTTCTCTGATAACACAGACTCTTACACCTGAGGCCTCATCACTGAAATTGTCTTTCTCCAGGGACCCAGACATATTTCTGCTTCTCCCAGGGCCCCTGGACTCTGGGTCAGGATGCTCAGGTTCCTACTGGGCCTAGGTGTTCCCCACAGTTCCCCTGATTCAAAATTTCTTCAGTGGATTGAGAGCGTCTCTTAATATTTGAGTTACAAGTCTTCCTGAAAATAGTTTTATTACCTACACTTATGATCTGCTTTGGAAATAATCCATTACAAAGTAGCTATTTACAATGAGAAATCTGGCCTGCTAATTTCTTCCCATATCACTGAATCCTGATGAGCTGGGACTGTGATAATTCAGCACCATGGACTCTTTCCTGCTACTTCAGGGGGAGCTTAAATGTCTACCAAGATGCCCATTTCTGGccctggggaggagaggaggcctGAGCCTGGTTATGGATCAGGTGACAGAGGTGGGGGCTGGACTAGGAAGACCTGCTCTGGCTCCCTCACTCgagatctttcttctttcttccagttGAGCCCGAGGTGACTGTGTATCCATCAAAGACGGCTCCCCTGGGACACCACAACCTGCTTGTCTGCTCTGTCACTGGTTTCTATCCTGGGGACATTGAGGTCCGGTGGTTCCTGAATGGGCAGGAGGAGACAGCTGGGGTTGTGTCCACAGGCCTGATCAGCAATGGAGACTGGACCTACCAGATCCTGGTGATGCTAGAAATGACCCCCAAGCGTGGAGATGTCTACACCTGCCAAGCGGAGCACTCCAGTCTTCAGAGACCTGTCGTCTTGGAGTGGAGTGAGATAGAGCTCCcttaccttccagttctaacgtTGCTCAGGACATGGAGCTAGCTCTGAGATCCCCTCAGTGTGTGTCCTGTGCCTTCTTTTCTCCTGCCCTGGGCTAATACAAACCCCATTTGGTGCTAcccaccctcccctctttccccagCACAGCCCCCTCATGGCAATGCTGAACTAAGAGCTGTGGAGACCTAGAACCTTGTCAGCCTCCTCACTGGCCCCAGTCCTGGGAGCTGGCCTCCCTCTGGGACTCTGTGATCAGCCTATAGACCCCTTTCTCCTGGGGTAGAGGAGCTAGGCTTTGAGATGGATTGATGTCAGTGTCCCCTGGTGAGCTTTCACTTCCTGTGGCCTGAAAGGCCCTTCCCACATCTGTCCCTTCCCTTCTTAGACAGGATTTAATCACCTTCTCAGGCTCCCCTCAGACCCATCTGCTCCCCACATGGGCCTGGTTCCTGGAGGGAAGGTTTTGATCCCTGCTATCTCTTCTCCCCAGGAGCACAGTCTGAATCTGCCCAGAGTAAGATGCTGAGTGGAGTCGGGGGCCTCGTGCTGGGGCTGATCTTCTTTGGGGTTGGCCTCATTGTCCACAGGAGGAGTCAGAAAGGTGAGATAGTCTGGGGAAAGTCCtgagccccctcccctccctgaccTTCTCCAGGACAGCAAGAGAGGATATTTAATTGTGCTAGAAATCTGGCCCCAGGTCAGGGCTGAAGGGGTGGTCTGGCTCTGGCTTCAGCTCTTCCTCCTCAGGTGGTGAACAGGCCAGATCCCAGGGCTCAAGGGTCTCAAGGAATCTCATATTCACTACTAGAGACAGTCTTGGGAGAGGGGTCTCAGGTTCCAGCCTTTAGCCCCTCCCCCCtgccattccccctccccccatctactCACACAGTTGTAGCTGGATAGGATAAAGCATCAATTAAGTGCTTCCTTTGTGGTATCAGGTACTGAGCTAAGCAGTATTATGAGTCCCCTGTGCCACAGTGCTCAGAACCACGGTGCCCTTTGCTTCTATGGCTCTAGAATTTACCAGGATTCATatgtctgtctttcttcctttcccaggaAATCGGGGTTCACAGCCAACAGGTAAGGTCCTTCTACCCAGGTGTGATCAGGGTTCTCATAGCTACAGCATCTGCCCAGTGGGGCCTGAAGCTAAGAAGAGGCTTGGGGGCCCTCAGTGGGAAGAAGTTGTTCATGGGGGGCTTCAGACCCCCATGTAGACTCATATGACTGTTCTCTGTCCTCTGCAGGGCTCCTGAGCTGATCTCTGAGGCTG is from Trichosurus vulpecula isolate mTriVul1 chromosome 7, mTriVul1.pri, whole genome shotgun sequence and encodes:
- the LOC118856927 gene encoding H-2 class II histocompatibility antigen, E-S beta chain-like, producing MLCVLLPKGVWTEVLAVTLLVLISQVAAGRHAPEHYTEQAKGECHFVNGTERVRHVMRYVYNREEFLRYDSDVGEFVAVTELGRRDAEKWNSQKEILERARAMVDNCRHNYQLVPFLLRRPFEPEVTVYPSKTAPLGHHNLLVCSVTGFYPGDIEVRWFLNGQEETAGVVSTGLISNGDWTYQILVMLEMTPKRGDVYTCQAEHSSLQRPVVLEWRAQSESAQSKMLSGVGGLVLGLIFFGVGLIVHRRSQKGNRGSQPTGLLS